A window from Candidatus Arthromitus sp. SFB-rat-Yit encodes these proteins:
- a CDS encoding tetratricopeptide repeat protein — protein MKKNNKKLKNYTDKKLINLRLLQIRLISRLNAPDLEYKIYNLQQLIKLLEGDEFYDPTLGRQYLEEIKNNNFNCIEQIKENNLTLDLNFKSDFKELIYNLKKIIYDGNYEKAIELGNKIGEIYQKKDLIWFLIALCHDLNGDKEESIFYYKRSILLNEFEVKYYYYLANVYIDIGDLKNANKYISYALKLDCESRYILESHAYILLHNNQYDAAIGIFKEFISDTDQYKNVNRIISIIYFLKGINYSYKSKDGYLYNIDKNDTYNVIACIDKAMEFDNSDLYFRGHIENARNSLKMCFDLKRIWILLITSLFYILNIPFIKVLVVIMLFVIFISSFKMVCVLERFKITNDGSKIDNFCDKINRIFYFKR, from the coding sequence ATGAAAAAGAATAACAAAAAATTAAAGAATTATACTGATAAAAAATTAATTAATTTAAGATTGTTACAAATAAGGTTAATAAGTAGGCTGAACGCACCCGATTTAGAGTATAAAATCTATAACCTTCAACAATTAATTAAACTTCTTGAAGGAGATGAATTTTATGATCCTACATTAGGTAGACAGTATTTGGAAGAAATAAAAAATAATAATTTTAATTGTATTGAGCAAATTAAAGAAAATAATTTGACATTGGATTTAAATTTTAAAAGTGATTTTAAGGAATTAATATATAACCTTAAGAAAATAATTTACGATGGAAATTACGAAAAAGCAATAGAACTTGGAAATAAAATAGGAGAAATATATCAAAAAAAGGATTTGATATGGTTTTTAATAGCTTTATGCCATGATTTAAATGGAGATAAAGAAGAGAGTATATTCTATTATAAACGATCCATACTTTTAAATGAATTTGAAGTTAAATATTATTATTATTTAGCAAATGTATATATAGACATAGGTGATTTAAAAAATGCTAATAAGTATATTTCATATGCTTTAAAGTTGGATTGTGAAAGTAGATATATACTTGAATCTCATGCATATATTTTGTTGCACAACAATCAGTATGATGCTGCAATTGGTATTTTTAAAGAATTTATATCTGATACGGATCAGTACAAAAATGTTAATAGAATAATTTCAATAATATATTTCCTGAAAGGTATCAATTATTCATATAAATCGAAGGATGGATATCTTTATAATATAGATAAGAACGATACATATAATGTTATTGCTTGTATAGACAAAGCTATGGAATTTGATAATAGCGATTTATATTTTAGAGGACATATTGAGAATGCGAGAAATTCTTTAAAAATGTGTTTTGATTTAAAAAGAATATGGATTCTATTGATAACGAGTTTATTTTATATATTAAACATTCCATTTATTAAAGTTTTGGTTGTTATTATGTTGTTTGTGATATTCATATCAAGTTTTAAAATGGTTTGTGTGCTTGAACGATTTAAAATAACAAATGATGGAAGTAAAATTGATAATTTTTGTGATAAAATAAATAGGATATTTTATTTTAAAAGATAG
- a CDS encoding low molecular weight protein-tyrosine-phosphatase — MINLVNVLFICLGNICRSPMSEAYMRHIIKQNNLSDKINVSSRATSSYNVGNPPHHGTQTILNKLNIDFSNIISKKLTEKDLSTNDYIIVMDDSNMRDVTNINPNIKIHKLTDFIKNSSHNFVPDPYYTGDFNLTFELIKAGCDSILEHIINDKKL, encoded by the coding sequence GTGATTAATTTGGTCAATGTTTTATTTATATGTTTAGGTAATATTTGTAGATCTCCAATGAGTGAAGCTTATATGAGACATATCATTAAACAAAATAATCTTAGTGATAAAATCAACGTATCATCTAGAGCTACATCTAGTTATAACGTAGGTAATCCCCCTCATCATGGAACTCAAACAATCCTTAATAAATTAAATATAGATTTTTCAAATATCATATCTAAAAAACTTACAGAAAAAGATTTAAGTACAAACGATTATATAATTGTTATGGATGATTCAAATATGCGTGATGTAACAAATATAAATCCTAACATAAAAATACATAAGTTAACAGATTTTATCAAAAATTCATCTCATAATTTTGTTCCTGACCCTTATTATACTGGAGATTTTAATTTAACCTTCGAGCTTATTAAGGCTGGATGTGATTCTATTTTGGAACATATTATAAACGATAAAAAACTATAA
- the recJ gene encoding single-stranded-DNA-specific exonuclease RecJ has translation MLERWILRNRNTLVEGLETLKISNKILKILINRDFKNFDDIKNYIYPSEVLLNDPFKLKDFQKAIDILISLVESGDRLRIVGDYDVDGISSVYILYRTFKNIGINVDFVIPDRVKDGYGINTRIVSEAKNDGIKFLITCDNGIAAIDVIKFAKENGFTIIVTDHHDIQIVNGENGNFEKVLPDADVILNPKQDDCTYEFKKLCGAGVCFKLCCELYRKFGLENKINELIEITAIATICDVVDLEGENRFLAKKGIELLRTTNNIGLNAIIDVNSISRENICSYDIGYVIGPCLNALGRLDSGMKGLDILLCDDKEKAYELASEIKDLNDKRKSMTLEGFVESLKIIKEENYLNSNVIVIYNENIHESIAGIIAGRIKERFYKPTIVLTKGEGCCKGSARSIEGINIFDLISENRDLLEAFGGHPMAAGLSIKEENINLFRDRLNKSSRIDKDKYINTVYIDIFCPIQEIDYDFVKDLDKLEPFGKSNLKPVIGDKHLRVYSIKRIGKNKNYISIKLISTDDKIFDFVYFGDAEEFDKSFSNSYSRVELERLYSGKCNMNNQFFIDVLYEVSIDNYNFSEMIKYFLLKYRF, from the coding sequence ATGTTAGAACGGTGGATTTTGAGGAATAGAAATACTTTGGTTGAAGGATTAGAAACGCTTAAAATATCTAATAAAATTTTGAAAATACTTATAAATAGAGATTTTAAAAATTTTGATGACATTAAAAATTACATATATCCGAGTGAAGTTTTGTTGAATGATCCATTTAAATTAAAAGATTTTCAAAAGGCTATAGATATTTTGATTTCATTAGTTGAGAGTGGAGATAGGTTAAGAATTGTTGGAGATTATGATGTTGATGGTATAAGTAGTGTTTACATATTGTATAGAACTTTTAAAAATATTGGGATTAATGTTGATTTTGTAATACCTGATAGAGTTAAAGATGGTTATGGAATAAATACAAGGATAGTTAGTGAAGCAAAGAATGATGGTATTAAATTTTTAATTACATGTGATAATGGAATTGCTGCTATTGATGTAATAAAATTTGCAAAAGAAAATGGATTTACGATAATTGTAACTGATCATCATGATATTCAAATTGTTAATGGTGAGAATGGAAATTTTGAAAAGGTTTTGCCAGATGCTGATGTGATTTTGAATCCAAAGCAAGATGATTGTACATATGAGTTTAAAAAACTTTGTGGTGCGGGAGTTTGTTTTAAACTATGTTGTGAGTTATACAGGAAGTTTGGATTGGAAAATAAAATAAATGAGTTGATTGAAATAACTGCCATTGCAACTATTTGTGATGTTGTAGATTTGGAAGGGGAAAATAGATTTTTAGCAAAGAAAGGTATTGAGTTATTGAGGACAACAAATAACATTGGGCTTAATGCTATAATAGATGTAAATTCTATATCGAGAGAAAATATTTGTTCATATGATATAGGTTATGTGATTGGTCCGTGTTTAAATGCTTTGGGAAGACTTGATAGCGGTATGAAAGGATTGGATATCCTTTTGTGTGATGATAAGGAGAAGGCTTATGAGCTTGCAAGTGAGATAAAAGATTTAAATGATAAAAGGAAGTCCATGACCTTAGAGGGATTTGTTGAAAGTTTGAAAATAATTAAAGAGGAGAATTATCTTAATTCAAATGTGATTGTTATCTACAATGAAAATATTCACGAAAGCATAGCGGGTATAATTGCTGGAAGAATCAAAGAGAGATTTTATAAACCCACGATTGTTTTAACAAAAGGTGAGGGATGTTGTAAGGGATCGGCTAGGTCGATTGAAGGAATAAATATTTTTGATTTAATCTCTGAGAATCGAGATTTACTTGAGGCTTTTGGAGGACATCCTATGGCAGCAGGATTATCTATAAAAGAAGAGAATATAAATTTGTTTAGAGATAGATTAAATAAGTCGAGTAGAATTGATAAAGATAAATATATAAACACTGTATATATTGATATTTTTTGTCCAATTCAAGAAATAGATTATGATTTTGTTAAGGATTTAGATAAACTTGAGCCGTTTGGGAAATCAAATCTAAAACCAGTTATTGGCGATAAGCATTTGAGAGTGTATTCTATCAAGAGAATTGGAAAAAACAAGAATTACATTTCTATTAAATTAATTTCTACAGATGATAAAATTTTTGATTTTGTATATTTTGGGGATGCTGAAGAATTTGATAAATCATTTAGTAATTCTTATTCAAGAGTTGAACTTGAGAGGTTGTATTCCGGAAAATGTAATATGAACAATCAATTTTTTATTGATGTTTTGTATGAAGTGAGTATAGATAATTATAATTTTAGTGAAATGATAAAGTATTTCTTATTAAAATATAGATTTTAA
- a CDS encoding undecaprenyldiphospho-muramoylpentapeptide beta-N-acetylglucosaminyltransferase, producing MNKKIILTGGGTAGHVIPNIAIIPKLREMGYDIVYIGSRTGIEKELIESQKIKYYGISTGKLRRYIDINNIKDPFRVIRGVFEASSIIKKEKPNIVFSKGGFVAIPVILGAFRNRVPIVSHESDITPGLANKIAMPFIKKICTTFPETERYIGSKKIELTGTPIRKELFLGSEIKGKEICKFNSNKPIIFVMGGSQGSVFINNLIRKNLDKLLDKFNIIHICGKNNLDNSLENKDGYIQNEYIGYELPHLLKISNLIISRAGSNSIYEILALKKPNILIPLSKRASRGDQILNARSFADRGFSEFIEEEDIKSFDDLGNLIDKVYSNREKYINNMNINSDNSIGNIINVIVKYSK from the coding sequence ATGAATAAGAAAATTATATTAACTGGTGGTGGAACGGCAGGTCATGTTATTCCGAATATTGCAATAATACCTAAATTGAGAGAAATGGGATATGATATTGTTTATATTGGGAGTAGGACTGGGATAGAGAAGGAATTAATAGAATCACAAAAAATAAAATATTACGGTATAAGTACAGGTAAGCTTAGGCGTTATATTGATATTAATAATATTAAGGATCCTTTTAGAGTTATTAGGGGTGTTTTTGAGGCAAGTAGTATAATTAAAAAAGAGAAGCCGAATATTGTATTTTCAAAGGGTGGATTTGTTGCTATCCCTGTAATATTGGGTGCATTTAGAAATAGAGTGCCTATAGTTTCTCATGAATCGGATATTACCCCAGGACTTGCAAATAAGATTGCTATGCCATTTATAAAGAAAATATGTACAACCTTCCCAGAAACAGAGAGATATATTGGAAGTAAAAAAATCGAGTTAACGGGAACTCCAATACGAAAAGAATTGTTTCTCGGAAGTGAGATAAAAGGTAAAGAAATTTGTAAATTTAATAGTAATAAACCTATTATATTTGTAATGGGAGGTAGTCAAGGATCTGTTTTTATAAATAATTTGATACGTAAGAATTTGGATAAACTTTTGGATAAATTTAATATAATTCATATTTGTGGTAAAAATAATTTGGATAATTCCTTGGAAAATAAGGATGGGTATATTCAAAATGAATATATTGGATATGAATTGCCACATTTATTGAAAATAAGTAATTTGATAATATCAAGAGCAGGATCAAATAGTATATATGAAATACTTGCATTAAAAAAACCAAATATACTAATTCCATTATCAAAGCGAGCTAGTAGAGGGGATCAAATTTTAAATGCAAGGTCTTTTGCTGATAGAGGATTTAGTGAATTTATTGAAGAAGAAGATATAAAGAGTTTTGATGATTTGGGTAATCTTATAGATAAGGTTTACTCCAATAGAGAGAAATATATAAATAATATGAATATAAATTCTGACAATTCAATAGGAAATATAATTAATGTTATAGTTAAATATTCAAAATGA
- a CDS encoding spore coat protein S, whose protein sequence is MINPNFCILNLNEYNLSYDFLKIVVGIDVSECYPYKNGFFMVDQNGNKYLLFKIFKEDVGKYIQIFEVLKNINSSNKLIQDMYCFNGKKYFTDNITNEDYIVFNYPNGEHNKWNDFDFNLIKEILIDFYNASRDILKDYYNFNLKEDVKLLTIGDEIKYIDNHLLNIQNIEMFILYKHRKNKIDNLFLENKIYMEDELIKIREFFTSYKFKNYVSDYKNIRFINGNLSNKSFVFNDGKCYMANFYNASIDLFVKDIAVLSEKVIFNFNIDRFKTFLIDFLNNFEGDIKEHLEVLFNYIKLNNRMFKWFDNQYKDDYHNSNNSDLDNKMQEISDYKQKRNYFINKVSFT, encoded by the coding sequence ATGATTAATCCTAATTTTTGTATTTTAAATTTGAATGAATATAATTTATCTTATGATTTTTTGAAAATTGTTGTTGGGATAGATGTAAGTGAATGTTATCCATACAAAAATGGATTTTTTATGGTTGATCAGAATGGAAATAAATATTTACTCTTTAAAATTTTTAAGGAAGATGTGGGAAAATACATTCAAATATTTGAGGTTTTGAAAAATATAAATTCTTCAAACAAATTGATTCAAGATATGTATTGTTTTAATGGGAAAAAATATTTTACAGATAACATTACAAATGAAGATTATATTGTTTTTAATTATCCAAATGGAGAACATAATAAATGGAATGATTTTGATTTTAATTTAATCAAAGAAATTTTAATTGATTTTTATAATGCATCTAGGGACATTTTGAAAGATTATTATAATTTCAATTTAAAAGAAGATGTAAAATTATTGACCATAGGTGATGAGATAAAATATATAGATAATCATCTTTTAAATATACAAAATATAGAGATGTTTATTTTGTACAAGCACAGAAAAAATAAGATTGATAATTTGTTTTTAGAAAATAAGATTTATATGGAAGATGAGCTTATAAAAATTAGGGAGTTTTTTACTAGTTATAAATTTAAGAATTATGTAAGTGATTATAAAAATATAAGATTTATAAATGGAAATCTATCAAATAAATCTTTTGTATTTAATGACGGAAAGTGTTATATGGCAAACTTCTATAATGCTTCTATTGATTTGTTTGTTAAAGATATAGCTGTGTTATCTGAAAAGGTAATTTTTAATTTTAATATAGATAGATTCAAAACATTTCTTATAGATTTCTTAAATAATTTTGAAGGAGATATTAAAGAACATTTAGAGGTATTATTTAATTATATAAAACTCAATAACCGTATGTTTAAGTGGTTTGATAACCAATATAAAGATGATTATCATAATAGTAATAATTCTGATTTGGATAATAAAATGCAAGAAATAAGTGATTACAAACAAAAAAGAAATTATTTTATAAATAAAGTATCCTTCACTTAG
- a CDS encoding CotS family spore coat protein has product MDQYVRDLKRVVEVNYDITIFDIIKFKNVYKISAVEGNFCLKQCKCKFDKFKYILDVLDYLKKQEFDNILSIVETYSEEQYIEFNDVYFYMTEWIESRELNYSNYYDIIRASQNIGNFHNYTQGYKPSKNILPDYRWMKWGDIFNLKLMDIISFKESLKYRSDLDIFDRIYLENADKNIDLAKESIELLYKFEYEKIVKEHFEIGYICHHDLANHNVLIDSKGKIYFIDFDYVILDTYLHDLGSFINRCLKLGSWNEYKLNLIINSYRDIKRLPKREILLTLSFILFPNDFWQIGIQRYRENIRWSDERFLKRLNRSENDKQDKTNFIKSIIFK; this is encoded by the coding sequence ATGGATCAATATGTAAGAGATTTGAAGAGAGTAGTAGAGGTAAATTATGACATAACAATATTTGATATAATTAAATTTAAAAATGTTTATAAAATATCGGCTGTTGAAGGGAATTTTTGTTTAAAACAATGTAAATGTAAATTTGATAAATTTAAATATATATTGGATGTTCTTGATTATTTGAAAAAACAGGAATTTGATAATATTTTAAGTATAGTTGAAACATATTCAGAGGAACAATACATTGAGTTTAATGATGTTTATTTTTACATGACCGAATGGATCGAAAGTCGGGAATTAAATTATAGTAACTATTATGATATTATACGTGCATCACAAAATATTGGTAATTTTCATAATTATACACAAGGATATAAACCATCGAAAAATATTTTACCAGATTATAGGTGGATGAAGTGGGGAGACATATTCAATTTAAAGCTTATGGATATTATTTCATTTAAAGAATCTTTGAAATATAGAAGTGATTTGGATATATTTGATAGGATTTATTTAGAAAATGCAGATAAGAATATTGATTTAGCAAAGGAAAGCATTGAACTATTATATAAATTTGAGTATGAAAAAATTGTAAAAGAACATTTTGAGATAGGTTATATTTGTCACCATGATTTGGCAAATCATAATGTTTTAATTGATTCAAAAGGGAAAATTTATTTTATAGATTTTGATTATGTTATTTTAGATACCTATCTTCATGATTTAGGAAGTTTTATTAATCGATGCTTAAAGCTTGGGAGTTGGAATGAATATAAACTAAATTTGATAATTAATTCTTATAGGGATATTAAACGTTTACCTAAACGTGAAATTTTACTTACACTTTCTTTTATATTATTTCCAAATGACTTTTGGCAAATAGGAATTCAACGTTATAGAGAAAATATTAGATGGAGTGATGAAAGGTTTTTAAAGCGTTTGAATAGATCCGAAAATGATAAGCAAGACAAGACGAATTTTATAAAAAGTATAATTTTTAAATAG
- a CDS encoding sensor histidine kinase, with translation MELNEIDIINSFNDIVLITDLNNIIKSYNKKAYESFSFDKDFLKGKSITDFIDAFEIGIHDDVISDEDFHFVNKISKNILNYDTRTVVFKRVFKRKELFFKLGIYEHKLYGNEVVGNIYILTDITDIYMDYRDLSKSNESMRNYIIDMKGLIDIKHRLNKKKHNQFIHINNIINNLHDGIIVVDNMFSEIYCNDVYKNTFDFTAREFLSLKFLDNYKVDAIGNTTIDIREFLRNIKFKNEKRTGQFLFKNIEKNIEKYFQITLNTIDYHDNSKLKYHNIIIFSDITQIKTQELLKDDFFNMVSHELRTPITLIKSSLQALENLCRDEVTIGMKKYLNMMNKNSSRLLKLINNILDLSKAESGYMLPIMSYFDIVIITEDIVTSINLHANHKKNIKVIFEPNVEEEYLYFDKEMYEKILLNLLSNAIKFTPNNKMVYVNLIINSDNFVLKVRDQGIGIPKDKLNGVFDKFNQVSSVLSRGAEGSGIGLSIVKRFVDILGGKIVINSDIGIGTEFILTFNKTIIDNDFEMIEEDILINDDVSSKVDIHFSDIYS, from the coding sequence ATGGAACTGAATGAAATTGATATTATTAATTCATTTAATGATATTGTTTTAATTACTGATCTCAATAATATTATAAAATCTTATAATAAAAAGGCTTATGAATCATTTTCATTTGATAAGGACTTTTTAAAAGGCAAAAGTATAACTGATTTTATTGATGCGTTTGAAATAGGTATACATGATGATGTTATAAGTGATGAGGATTTTCATTTTGTTAATAAAATATCGAAAAATATTTTAAACTATGATACAAGAACTGTTGTGTTTAAGAGGGTTTTCAAAAGAAAGGAACTATTTTTTAAACTTGGAATTTATGAACACAAATTATATGGTAATGAAGTAGTGGGAAATATTTATATATTAACGGATATTACAGATATTTATATGGATTATAGAGATTTAAGTAAAAGTAATGAGTCGATGAGAAATTATATTATTGATATGAAGGGACTTATTGATATAAAGCATAGATTGAATAAAAAGAAACATAATCAGTTTATTCATATAAACAATATAATTAACAATTTGCACGATGGAATTATAGTAGTAGACAATATGTTTTCTGAGATTTATTGCAATGATGTGTATAAGAATACTTTTGATTTTACAGCTAGAGAATTTTTATCTTTAAAATTTTTAGATAATTATAAGGTTGATGCTATTGGGAATACTACGATTGATATTAGGGAGTTTTTAAGGAATATTAAATTCAAAAATGAAAAGAGAACAGGCCAATTCTTATTTAAGAATATTGAAAAAAATATTGAAAAATATTTTCAAATAACATTGAACACTATAGATTATCATGATAATTCTAAGCTCAAATATCATAATATTATTATATTTTCTGATATAACTCAAATTAAAACCCAAGAGTTATTAAAAGATGATTTTTTCAACATGGTATCTCATGAATTAAGAACGCCGATTACTTTAATAAAATCATCTCTTCAAGCACTTGAAAATTTGTGTAGAGATGAAGTGACAATAGGAATGAAAAAATATTTAAATATGATGAATAAAAATAGTTCAAGGTTGTTAAAACTTATTAATAATATTTTAGATTTATCAAAAGCGGAATCTGGTTATATGTTACCTATTATGAGTTATTTTGATATAGTTATTATAACTGAAGACATAGTTACGTCAATAAATTTGCATGCCAATCACAAAAAAAATATAAAAGTTATATTTGAACCAAATGTTGAAGAAGAGTATTTGTATTTTGATAAAGAAATGTATGAGAAGATTTTATTAAATTTATTATCTAATGCAATTAAATTCACCCCAAACAATAAAATGGTGTATGTTAACCTGATTATAAATAGTGATAATTTTGTATTGAAAGTAAGAGATCAAGGAATTGGAATACCTAAAGATAAATTAAATGGAGTTTTTGATAAATTTAATCAGGTTAGTTCTGTTTTGAGTCGTGGTGCAGAGGGAAGTGGGATAGGTTTATCCATAGTAAAGAGATTTGTTGATATATTAGGGGGTAAAATTGTTATTAATAGTGATATTGGAATTGGAACGGAATTTATTTTAACGTTTAATAAAACTATTATTGATAATGATTTTGAGATGATTGAGGAAGATATATTGATAAATGATGATGTTAGTTCAAAAGTAGACATCCATTTTTCTGATATTTATTCTTAA
- a CDS encoding DUF2815 family protein gives MVDLSTEVITGRVCFDDVNIWKDKAINVDNFEYSVCLLIPKSDGKTLSDIRKAIENAKKIGINILDNKLNLNIESPLKDGLEKSKDEIYKGCYFINAININQPVILDKFNKPINNKEEFYNGCYGYASINFYAFNDNVNKGITCKINTIIKTDDGDLQNNKLNDLVDMSCIEAIKLEGSGSFMV, from the coding sequence ATGGTTGATTTAAGTACAGAGGTAATTACTGGAAGAGTTTGTTTTGATGATGTAAATATTTGGAAAGATAAGGCTATTAATGTAGACAATTTTGAATATTCAGTGTGCTTATTAATACCCAAATCAGATGGTAAGACATTAAGTGATATTAGAAAAGCTATAGAAAATGCAAAAAAAATAGGAATAAATATTTTAGATAATAAATTGAATTTAAATATTGAAAGTCCGTTAAAAGATGGACTTGAGAAATCTAAAGATGAAATTTATAAAGGTTGTTATTTTATAAATGCCATTAACATCAACCAGCCAGTTATATTGGATAAATTTAATAAACCAATTAATAATAAAGAAGAATTTTATAATGGATGTTATGGATATGCTTCAATTAATTTTTACGCTTTTAATGATAATGTGAATAAGGGTATAACATGTAAAATCAATACTATTATAAAGACTGATGATGGAGATTTACAGAATAATAAGTTAAATGATTTGGTAGATATGTCTTGTATAGAAGCTATAAAATTAGAGGGTAGTGGAAGTTTTATGGTTTAG